GCCGTAGGCCGCCTTCGAGCGCAGGTCGATCACGACCGCGTCGGCCGGGATCACGTCGATCTCGAGCTCGGGGATCGCGTCCGCCTCGGGGCCGAGGGCACGCAGGTCGAGCACGGCGCGCTCGGCCACCGCGCGCTCGAGCAGCGCCGGGTCGAGCTTCGCCTCCTCGGCCAGCACCGTCTCGAGCCGCGACACCGTGGCGGGGCGCGTCGGCACCATCGCGCAGTACTCGTCCACCACGGCCGAGAGCGCCGCCGTGCCGATCGCCTCGGCCTCGCGGATGATGTCGTCCTTGTTCGCGCCGACCAGCGGGCGCAGGATCGGGAGCGGCGTGGCCTGCGAGATCGTGGCCAGGTTGGGGAGGGTCTGGGAGGACACCTGCCCGACGGCCTCGCCCGTCACCAGTGCGTCGGCCTGGCGAGGGGCCGAGCCGCCGTGGGGATCCCGCTCGCGCGCCACGAGCTCGGCGGCGCGCAGCATCTGGCGCTTCAGGATCACCTGCCAGTAGCGGGTGCGGGTGCGCGCGCGGATGTCGGCGGCCACCGCGTCGAAGTCCAGCGCGTGCAGGTGCGGGCGCCCGCCGTAGGACCAGTGCTCGGCCAGGACGCGCGCCACGCGCAGGGTCCCGAGCTGGTGCGCGCGGCCGCCGAGGTTGCAGAACAGGTAGTCGAGCCGCACCCCGCGGCGCAGCATCTGCCAGGCGGCCACCGCCGAGTCGAAGCCGCCCGAGAGCAGGGCGAGCGCGCGGCCCTCGACGTCGAGCGGGAGCCCGCCCGGGCCCTTCACCACGTCGGCGCAGAAGTACGCCTGCCCCTCGTGCAGCTCGACGCGCGCCACCACCTCGGGGTTGCCGAGGTCCACGCCCGCGGCGCCCGGCAGCAGCGCGGCCCCGAGCAGCCGCTCGACGTCGCGCCCCGAGAGCTTGATCTTCGCGCGGTCGCCCACCCGGCGCGCGCGCACCGCGAAGCGCCGGCCCGCCACCGCGTCCCGGAAGAGCGCGGTCCCGGCCTCGACGACCTGCTCGAGCTTCTCGGCCGGGTGCACGCTCGCCACCGACAGCGACTGCACGCCGAACACGCGCGCCAGCACCTCCGCCGCGCGGGGGTCCTCGGTCGCCACCAGGATCCGGTTGCGCGTGCGCGAGACGCGTGCCGCGATCCCGCTGCTGCGCACCGCGTCGCCGACGTTGCGCACGAGCTGGCGCTCGAAGCGCGTGCGCGTCGGCCGCGCCTTCACGGCGATCTCGCCGGAGAAGCGCAGCAGCACGACGCGGGGCGCGGAGGTCTCGGGCACCCGGGGACGGTACCGCTACCTTGCGCCCCATGCTGCGCTGGAACCGCCAGCCCCTCGAGGCCGTGCTCCTCGACCTCGACGACACGATCCTCGACAACCAGGCCGGGCTCGAAGCGGCCTGGGCGCGCGTCGCCGCCGAGCTGGCGGGGCGGCTCGGCGACGTGCCGGCGCCGGCCGTGCGCGCCGCGCTCGCCGCGGCGAGCGACTGGTACTGGTCCGACGACGAGCGCCACCGGACGGGCCGGCTCGACATGCCGGGCTCGCGGCGCGCGGTGATCGGGCGCGTGCTCGACGTGCTCGGGCGCCCGGACCCGCGGCTCGCCGACGACGTGTCCGCCCTCTACACCGCCCTGCGCGACGCCTCCTACGCGCCCTTCCCCGGTGCCCTCGAGGCGCTCGCGCGGCTGCGCGCGTGCGCGCCCGCGCTGGGCCTCGTGACGAACGGCGCGGCCGATGCGCAGCGCGCCAAGATCGAGCGCTGGGACCTCGCGCGCTACTTCGACGTGATCGCGATCGAGGGCGAGGTCGGCGCTGGCAAGCCGGACCCGCGCCACTTCGGTCACGCCCTCGGCGCGCTCGGCGCCGATCCGGCCGCCACCCTGATGGCCGGCGACAACTACCACTGCGACGTGCTCGGCGCCCTCGCGCTCGGGCTGCACGCGGTGTGGATCGATCGCGAGGGGAGGGTCGCGCCGCCGGTCGCAGGCGCCGCTCCGCCCGGGACCGGCTCCCGGAGGCCGCATCGCACGCTCGCCTCGTTCGTCGAGCTGGCCGGGGAGCTGGGGGTCTAGTGTCCGGTGTCGGAAGTTCGCCGGCGAAGTCTCGAGCCGTCGCGGGCGGCTCGGTGTGCACCGCGATCGAATGCAGGCGAACTTCCGGGACAGGGCACTAGCCCTTGGCCCTGCGGACGGTCGTCGTGGTCGGTGCCTCCCTGGCGGGGCTGCGGGCCGTGGAGGCGCTGCGCGAGCGCGGCTTCGAGGGGCGTCTCGTCTGGGTCGGCGCCGAGCCGCACGCGCCCTACGACCGGCCACCGCTCTCGAAGGAGATCCTGCGCGGCGAGTGGGAGCCGGAGGCGATCGCGCTGGCCCGTGGCGGGCTGGAGGCCTTCGGCGCCGAGCGGCGCTTCGGCGTGCGAGCCGCCTCGCTCGACACCGCCGGGCGTCGGGTCGTGCTGGCGGGCGGCGAGCGGATCGCCTTCGACGGCCTCGTGATCGCGACGGGCGCCGCGGCCCGCCGCCTGCCCGGGCAGCCCGTGCTCGCGGGGGTCCACGTCCTGCGCACGCTCGGCGACGCGCTCGCGATCCGCGACGCGCTCGCGAAGCGGCCGCGCGTCGCCGTGGTGGGCGGCGGCTTCCTCGGGGCGGAGGTCGCCGCGAGCTGCCGGCAGATGGGCCTCGCGGTCGCGATGATCGAGGCGCTCGGCAACCCGCTCGAGCAGGCGCTCGGGCCCGCGCTCGGCGGGCTCTACGCGGGGCTGCACCGGGAGCACGGGGTGGAGCTCGTGACCGGCGCGCCGGTCGAGGCGCTGGAAGGCGCGGGCCGCGTCGAGCGCGTGCGCCTGGCCGGCGGCCGCCGCCTGGACGCCGAGCTGGTGGTCGTCGGGATCGGCGTGCGGCCCGAGACCGGCTGGCTCGAGGGCTCGGGGCTCACGCTGCGCGACGGCGTCGTCTGCGACGAGCGCTGCCGCGCGGCGCCCGGGATCGTCGCCGCCGGCGACGTGGCGCGCTGGCGCCACCCGCGCTGGGGCGAGCTGCGCCTCGAGCACTGGAGCCACGCGGTCGAGCAGGCCCGGGCCGCGGTGGGCGCGCTGCTCGACGGCGACGCCGCGCCGCCCTTCGCGCCGGTGCCCAGCGTCTGGTCGGAGCAGTACGGCGCGAGGCTCCTCGTTGCGGGCCTGCCGCGGGCGGGCGACGAGCTGCGGGTCGTCGAAGGCAGCCTCGAGGAGCGCCGCTTCACCGCGCTCTTCGGGCGCGCGGGACGGCTCACCGGTGCGGCCGCGATCGGCCCGGCGCGCCGCTTCCTCCCGTGGCGGCGCGCCCTCGCCGGGGACCTCGGCCTCGACGAGGCGCTCGCCCGCGCGGGCGCGTGATCCGTAGAACGATGTTTTTTCGTGGGATCGCCCGTGCGCAAGTGGTATGAAACGCCTGCGCCCGGTCGGGGGGGACCCGCCGGCTCCCTCGTGGACCGCGGAGGATCCATCTCGATGAACGCCAGGAAGCTTCGCAAGACCACCCCCGCCCTCGCCGCCACCCTCGGGCTGGTGGCCGGGACCACCCTGCTCGGCGGGTGCGCCAAGATCGCCGACGACCCGGTCAGCTGCGGCGTGATCGGGTCGATCGCGGGCGGCCTCGCGGGTGGCGCGCTCGGCGCCGTCTTCGGCTCCTCGGGCAACGTGACGGGCGGAGCGATCCTCGGCACCACGCTCGGGGCCGGCATCGGCGCCTTCGGCGGCTACCAGATCTGCAAGCACCCGACCCTCGAGTCGGACCAGGAGCGCGACCGCGAGCACCGGCTCCAGACCAGCCCCGCGAACAAGGCCCCGGGCTCCTGGGTCTCCGAGGAGCCGGCGGCCGGCGAGGTGGGCGGAGAGGCGGGCGGCGAGGACTAGCGCCCGCTCCC
The window above is part of the Deltaproteobacteria bacterium genome. Proteins encoded here:
- a CDS encoding HAD-IA family hydrolase, translated to MLRWNRQPLEAVLLDLDDTILDNQAGLEAAWARVAAELAGRLGDVPAPAVRAALAAASDWYWSDDERHRTGRLDMPGSRRAVIGRVLDVLGRPDPRLADDVSALYTALRDASYAPFPGALEALARLRACAPALGLVTNGAADAQRAKIERWDLARYFDVIAIEGEVGAGKPDPRHFGHALGALGADPAATLMAGDNYHCDVLGALALGLHAVWIDREGRVAPPVAGAAPPGTGSRRPHRTLASFVELAGELGV
- a CDS encoding FAD-dependent oxidoreductase gives rise to the protein MALRTVVVVGASLAGLRAVEALRERGFEGRLVWVGAEPHAPYDRPPLSKEILRGEWEPEAIALARGGLEAFGAERRFGVRAASLDTAGRRVVLAGGERIAFDGLVIATGAAARRLPGQPVLAGVHVLRTLGDALAIRDALAKRPRVAVVGGGFLGAEVAASCRQMGLAVAMIEALGNPLEQALGPALGGLYAGLHREHGVELVTGAPVEALEGAGRVERVRLAGGRRLDAELVVVGIGVRPETGWLEGSGLTLRDGVVCDERCRAAPGIVAAGDVARWRHPRWGELRLEHWSHAVEQARAAVGALLDGDAAPPFAPVPSVWSEQYGARLLVAGLPRAGDELRVVEGSLEERRFTALFGRAGRLTGAAAIGPARRFLPWRRALAGDLGLDEALARAGA
- a CDS encoding THUMP domain-containing protein, with the protein product MPETSAPRVVLLRFSGEIAVKARPTRTRFERQLVRNVGDAVRSSGIAARVSRTRNRILVATEDPRAAEVLARVFGVQSLSVASVHPAEKLEQVVEAGTALFRDAVAGRRFAVRARRVGDRAKIKLSGRDVERLLGAALLPGAAGVDLGNPEVVARVELHEGQAYFCADVVKGPGGLPLDVEGRALALLSGGFDSAVAAWQMLRRGVRLDYLFCNLGGRAHQLGTLRVARVLAEHWSYGGRPHLHALDFDAVAADIRARTRTRYWQVILKRQMLRAAELVARERDPHGGSAPRQADALVTGEAVGQVSSQTLPNLATISQATPLPILRPLVGANKDDIIREAEAIGTAALSAVVDEYCAMVPTRPATVSRLETVLAEEAKLDPALLERAVAERAVLDLRALGPEADAIPELEIDVIPADAVVIDLRSKAAYGGWHWPGALRLDLDHALAAYRSFSREGRYVLYCEFGLKSAHLAERMREAGLAAWHFRGGLRALAAHARARGGAGPEWQ